In one window of Arachis ipaensis cultivar K30076 chromosome B06, Araip1.1, whole genome shotgun sequence DNA:
- the LOC107648058 gene encoding SKP1-like protein 11 has protein sequence MGSPLKKIMLCSSEKEIFSVEEQVMVQHSVIINNMMEDGSYNHEESKIPLDCVDSKTLKKVIDYCTHHTHHHNDNQEDLEAWDAQFLNVDSNGLYDLLMAANYLEIRNLLDLIYGTIKNMIKGKKIDEIRRILNIKDHGFTPEEEEQNRKEYPHFY, from the exons aTGGGTTCGCCGTTGAAGAAGATCATGCTATGCAGTTCGGAAAAGGAGATTTTCAGTGTGGAAGAACAAGTGATGGTGCAACATTCGGTGATCATAAACAACATGATGGAAGATGGATCGTACAACCATGAAGAGAGCAAGATTCCATTGGATTGCGTTGACTCCAAGACTCTCAAGAAGGTCATCGATTATTGTACACATCACACTCACCACCACAACGACAACCAAGAAGATCTTGAGGCTTGGGATGCTCAATTTCTCAATGTTGATTCTAACGGCCTTTATGATTTGTTGATG GCAGCAAATTACCTTGAGATCAGAAATCTCTTGGATCTGATATACGGAACTATAAAAAATATGATAAAGGGAAAGAAAATAGATGAGATACGCAGAATCCTCAACATCAAAGATCATGGCTTCACTCCTGAAGAGGAAGAACAAAATCGCAAGGAGTACCCACATTTTTATTAG
- the LOC107648059 gene encoding trafficking protein particle complex subunit 6B-like isoform X2 gives MVREVSESCLDSLLTEVVSCYCNRFYPNKHDLAARRIEAIGYQVGHQLSERVRARTIILLDDHLSSQCKRYTMERPRFNDHLEAIKFICKDFWLELFKKHVDNLRTNHRGTFVLQDNKFCWLARMSIDPLADSGKSPEDITSPTAGNKATHAMKMHLYFPCGILRGFLSNLGILCAVSADILTLPTCAFTIRIKA, from the exons ATGGTTAGAGAAGTTTCAGAGAGTTGTTTGGATAGCCTGTTGACGGAGGTGGTTTCGTGCTATTGCAACCGATTCTACCCTAATAAGCATGATCTTGCTGCTCGCAGGATCGAGGCTATTGGATACCAGGTTGGTCACCAGCTCTCTGAAAG AGTTCGTGCGAGGACAATCATtctcttggatgaccatttaagCAGTCAATGTAAAAG GTACACCATGGAGCGGCCACGATTCAATGATCATCTGGAAGCCATCAAGTTCATTTGCAAGGATTTTTGGCTTGAGCTCTTTAAGAAGCATGTAGACAACTTGAGGACAAACCATAGG GGTACCTTTGTATTGCAAGATAATAAATTTTGCTGGCTTGCACGCATGTCAATTGATCCATTAGCTGATAGTGGTAAGTCACCCGAAGATATTACCTCTCCTACAGCTGGAAACAAGGCAACACATGCAATGAAGATGCATCTTTATTTCCCGTGTGGCATCCTTAGGGGATTTCTTTCAAACTTGGGAATTCTTTGTGCAGTTTCTGCAGATATATTAACCCTTCCAACAT GTGCATTTACCATCCGTATTAAAGCTTGA
- the LOC107648059 gene encoding trafficking protein particle complex subunit 6B-like isoform X4: MVREVSESCLDSLLTEVVSCYCNRFYPNKHDLAARRIEAIGYQVGHQLSERYTMERPRFNDHLEAIKFICKDFWLELFKKHVDNLRTNHRGTFVLQDNKFCWLARMSIDPLADSGKSPEDITSPTAGNKATHAMKMHLYFPCGILRGFLSNLGILCAVSADILTLPTCAFTIRIKA, from the exons ATGGTTAGAGAAGTTTCAGAGAGTTGTTTGGATAGCCTGTTGACGGAGGTGGTTTCGTGCTATTGCAACCGATTCTACCCTAATAAGCATGATCTTGCTGCTCGCAGGATCGAGGCTATTGGATACCAGGTTGGTCACCAGCTCTCTGAAAG GTACACCATGGAGCGGCCACGATTCAATGATCATCTGGAAGCCATCAAGTTCATTTGCAAGGATTTTTGGCTTGAGCTCTTTAAGAAGCATGTAGACAACTTGAGGACAAACCATAGG GGTACCTTTGTATTGCAAGATAATAAATTTTGCTGGCTTGCACGCATGTCAATTGATCCATTAGCTGATAGTGGTAAGTCACCCGAAGATATTACCTCTCCTACAGCTGGAAACAAGGCAACACATGCAATGAAGATGCATCTTTATTTCCCGTGTGGCATCCTTAGGGGATTTCTTTCAAACTTGGGAATTCTTTGTGCAGTTTCTGCAGATATATTAACCCTTCCAACAT GTGCATTTACCATCCGTATTAAAGCTTGA
- the LOC107648059 gene encoding trafficking protein particle complex subunit 6B-like isoform X1 — translation MVREVSESCLDSLLTEVVSCYCNRFYPNKHDLAARRIEAIGYQVGHQLSERVRARTIILLDDHLSSQCKRYTMERPRFNDHLEAIKFICKDFWLELFKKHVDNLRTNHRGTFVLQDNKFCWLARMSIDPLADSGKSPEDITSPTAGNKATHAMKMHLYFPCGILRGFLSNLGILCAVSADILTLPTCAYFSLSHTYTEITLCIYHPY, via the exons ATGGTTAGAGAAGTTTCAGAGAGTTGTTTGGATAGCCTGTTGACGGAGGTGGTTTCGTGCTATTGCAACCGATTCTACCCTAATAAGCATGATCTTGCTGCTCGCAGGATCGAGGCTATTGGATACCAGGTTGGTCACCAGCTCTCTGAAAG AGTTCGTGCGAGGACAATCATtctcttggatgaccatttaagCAGTCAATGTAAAAG GTACACCATGGAGCGGCCACGATTCAATGATCATCTGGAAGCCATCAAGTTCATTTGCAAGGATTTTTGGCTTGAGCTCTTTAAGAAGCATGTAGACAACTTGAGGACAAACCATAGG GGTACCTTTGTATTGCAAGATAATAAATTTTGCTGGCTTGCACGCATGTCAATTGATCCATTAGCTGATAGTGGTAAGTCACCCGAAGATATTACCTCTCCTACAGCTGGAAACAAGGCAACACATGCAATGAAGATGCATCTTTATTTCCCGTGTGGCATCCTTAGGGGATTTCTTTCAAACTTGGGAATTCTTTGTGCAGTTTCTGCAGATATATTAACCCTTCCAACATGTGCGTacttctctctctcacacacataTACAGAGATAACCTT GTGCATTTACCATCCGTATTAA
- the LOC107648059 gene encoding trafficking protein particle complex subunit 6B-like isoform X3: MVREVSESCLDSLLTEVVSCYCNRFYPNKHDLAARRIEAIGYQVGHQLSERYTMERPRFNDHLEAIKFICKDFWLELFKKHVDNLRTNHRGTFVLQDNKFCWLARMSIDPLADSGKSPEDITSPTAGNKATHAMKMHLYFPCGILRGFLSNLGILCAVSADILTLPTCAYFSLSHTYTEITLCIYHPY; encoded by the exons ATGGTTAGAGAAGTTTCAGAGAGTTGTTTGGATAGCCTGTTGACGGAGGTGGTTTCGTGCTATTGCAACCGATTCTACCCTAATAAGCATGATCTTGCTGCTCGCAGGATCGAGGCTATTGGATACCAGGTTGGTCACCAGCTCTCTGAAAG GTACACCATGGAGCGGCCACGATTCAATGATCATCTGGAAGCCATCAAGTTCATTTGCAAGGATTTTTGGCTTGAGCTCTTTAAGAAGCATGTAGACAACTTGAGGACAAACCATAGG GGTACCTTTGTATTGCAAGATAATAAATTTTGCTGGCTTGCACGCATGTCAATTGATCCATTAGCTGATAGTGGTAAGTCACCCGAAGATATTACCTCTCCTACAGCTGGAAACAAGGCAACACATGCAATGAAGATGCATCTTTATTTCCCGTGTGGCATCCTTAGGGGATTTCTTTCAAACTTGGGAATTCTTTGTGCAGTTTCTGCAGATATATTAACCCTTCCAACATGTGCGTacttctctctctcacacacataTACAGAGATAACCTT GTGCATTTACCATCCGTATTAA
- the LOC107648060 gene encoding uncharacterized protein LOC107648060 yields MAQEAALMAMESQVNNASYTKKRSVRNDKLLLDDYIHFLRSRHSLDLTMCQLNQIIRIHGFKKIHHAPKKVLVDAVNSLDLVKLSRSTLHSSVVSAFAALTVEDAIADLNELNWQECCVTSLEKLCSSNNNHKFLFPPSSSDPHHSRLQFANHLQVGPKRKISGSGDGDETCCGGRELISEAFRSGMRPAKMVPRRKRSGAHAPSGAVCALSATVDSASLASSC; encoded by the exons ATGGCACAAGAGGCAGCATTGATGGCCATGGAGTCTCAGGTGAACAACGCCAGCTACACGAAAAAGCGATCAGTGAGGAATGACAAGCTTCTCCTCGACGACTACATTCATTTCCTTCGCTCTCGCCATTCCCTCGACCTCACCATGTGTCAACTCAATCAG ATCATTCGCATTCACGGCTTCAAGAAGATACACCACGCTCCCAAG AAGGTGTTGGTGGACGCGGTGAACTCGCTCGATCTCGTGAAGCTATCGCGCTCCACGCTCCACAGTAGCGTCGTCTCAGCGTTCGCGGCTCTTACGGTGGAGGACGCCATTGCCGATCTCAACGAGCTCAACTGGCAAGAGTGCTGCGTCACTTCGTTGGAGAAACTCTGCAGCAGCAACAATAACCACAAATTCCTCTTTCCTCCTTCATCCTCCGATCCTCACCATAGCCGCCTCCAGTTCGCGAACCACTTGCAGGTTGGGCCGAAAAGGAAGATCAGTGGCAGCGGTGACGGCGACGAAACGTGCTGCGGCGGCAGAGAACTCATCTCCGAGGCTTTTCGCAGCGGCATGCGACCGGCGAAGATGGTACCTAGGCGTAAGAGGAGCGGCGCTCATGCTCCTTCTGGTGCTGTATGCGCCTTATCCGCGACTGTGGACTCTGCTTCGCTTGCTTCTTCTTGCTGA